The Apteryx mantelli isolate bAptMan1 chromosome Z, bAptMan1.hap1, whole genome shotgun sequence genome has a segment encoding these proteins:
- the RIOK2 gene encoding serine/threonine-protein kinase RIO2 isoform X2: protein MGKLNVVMLRYLSREHFRVLTAVEMGMKNHEIVPASLIASIASLKHGGCNKILRELAKHKLLAYERTKTVQGYRLTNAGYDYLTLKTLSSRQVINSVGNQMGVGKESDIYIVANEEEQEFALKLHRLGRTSFRSLKNKRDYHKHRHKMSWLYLSRLAAMKEFAYMKALHDRKFPVPKPVDYNRHAVVMELINGYPLCQVRQMEDPASVYSELMDLIVKLANHGLIHGDFNEFNLILDNDDHVTMIDFPQMISTSHPNAEWYFDRDVKCIKEFFKKRFSYESELFPTFQDIRRECSLDIEIAASGYTKEMQEDDELLYPAGPDENDHKIETSEFLDLEEMKRVWLISMSTEPGLKVSHQSAVLGAVQPFHRNW from the exons atggggaagctgaacGTGGTGATGCTCCGGTACCTCTCCCGGGAGCACTTCAGGGTCCTGACCGCG GTGGAAATGGGCATGAAGAACCATGAAATAGTCCCTGCTAGCTTAATCGCTTCCATTGCCAGCCTTAAACATGGGGGCTGCAACAAAATTTTGAGAGAGTTGGCGAAGCACAAACTCTTGGCTTACGAACGAACTAAAA CTGTCCAGGGCTACCGGTTAACTAACGCAGGATACGATTACCTTACTTTGAAAACTCTGTCTTCCCGGCAAGTCATCAATTCTGTTGGAAACCAGATGGGTGTTGGTAAAGAATCAG aTATTTATATTGTTGCAAATGAAGAGGAGCAGGAGTTTGCATTGAAATTGCACAGGCTTGGAAGAACTTCCTTTCGCAGCCTTAAAAATAAACGCGACTACCACAAGCACAGGCATAAAATGTCATGGCTGTATTTATCCCGGCTAGCAGCAATGAAGGAGTTTGCCTACATGAAG GCTTTGCATGACAGAAAGTTTCCTGTTCCAAAACCTGTAGACTACAACAGGCATGCAGTAGTCATGGAACTTATTAATGGTTATCCCTT ATGCCAGGTGCGCCAAATGGAAGATCCTGCCTCTGTCTACAGTGAATTAATGGATCTAATTGTAAAACTTGCCAATCACGGTTTGATTCATGGTGATTTCAATGAGTTTAATCTCATATTAGATAATGATGACCATGTCACCATGATTGATTTCCCTCAGATGATATCAACATCACATCCAAATGCTGAATG GTATTTTGATAGAGATGTTAAATGTATTAAAGAGTTCTTTAAGAAACGTTTCAGCTATGAGAGTGAACTCTTTCCAACATTCCAGGATATCAG GAGAGAGTGTTCTCTTGACATAGAGATTGCTGCCAGTGGCTATACAAAGGAAATGCAGGAAGATGATGAACTGCTTTACCCAGCAGGTCCTGATGAGAATGATCATAAAATAGAGACATCAGAATTTTTAGATCTTGAAG AAATGAAGAGAGTATGGCTCATATCAATGAGCACAGAACCAGGACTAAAAGTATCACATCAGTCAGCAGTGTTGGGAGCTGTTCAACCATTCCACCG gAACTGGTGA
- the RIOK2 gene encoding serine/threonine-protein kinase RIO2 isoform X1, protein MGKLNVVMLRYLSREHFRVLTAVEMGMKNHEIVPASLIASIASLKHGGCNKILRELAKHKLLAYERTKTVQGYRLTNAGYDYLTLKTLSSRQVINSVGNQMGVGKESDIYIVANEEEQEFALKLHRLGRTSFRSLKNKRDYHKHRHKMSWLYLSRLAAMKEFAYMKALHDRKFPVPKPVDYNRHAVVMELINGYPLCQVRQMEDPASVYSELMDLIVKLANHGLIHGDFNEFNLILDNDDHVTMIDFPQMISTSHPNAEWYFDRDVKCIKEFFKKRFSYESELFPTFQDIRRECSLDIEIAASGYTKEMQEDDELLYPAGPDENDHKIETSEFLDLEGKLNFLSTDKENNGDFTHEVDDFSESRSSKGLMNCSEEADMTESSENTQRLSVSELSSVLEKVEGQTTLWNTSNDAESSVIAFSEDKRITENAAEVENQTGQGEGPNDKDSEDECPDLVDLSTLNKQFRPYRNEESMAHINEHRTRTKSITSVSSVGSCSTIPPELVKQKIKRQLTKQQKAALRRRLQKGEANIYTKQRRENMQNIKSNLDAASFWG, encoded by the exons atggggaagctgaacGTGGTGATGCTCCGGTACCTCTCCCGGGAGCACTTCAGGGTCCTGACCGCG GTGGAAATGGGCATGAAGAACCATGAAATAGTCCCTGCTAGCTTAATCGCTTCCATTGCCAGCCTTAAACATGGGGGCTGCAACAAAATTTTGAGAGAGTTGGCGAAGCACAAACTCTTGGCTTACGAACGAACTAAAA CTGTCCAGGGCTACCGGTTAACTAACGCAGGATACGATTACCTTACTTTGAAAACTCTGTCTTCCCGGCAAGTCATCAATTCTGTTGGAAACCAGATGGGTGTTGGTAAAGAATCAG aTATTTATATTGTTGCAAATGAAGAGGAGCAGGAGTTTGCATTGAAATTGCACAGGCTTGGAAGAACTTCCTTTCGCAGCCTTAAAAATAAACGCGACTACCACAAGCACAGGCATAAAATGTCATGGCTGTATTTATCCCGGCTAGCAGCAATGAAGGAGTTTGCCTACATGAAG GCTTTGCATGACAGAAAGTTTCCTGTTCCAAAACCTGTAGACTACAACAGGCATGCAGTAGTCATGGAACTTATTAATGGTTATCCCTT ATGCCAGGTGCGCCAAATGGAAGATCCTGCCTCTGTCTACAGTGAATTAATGGATCTAATTGTAAAACTTGCCAATCACGGTTTGATTCATGGTGATTTCAATGAGTTTAATCTCATATTAGATAATGATGACCATGTCACCATGATTGATTTCCCTCAGATGATATCAACATCACATCCAAATGCTGAATG GTATTTTGATAGAGATGTTAAATGTATTAAAGAGTTCTTTAAGAAACGTTTCAGCTATGAGAGTGAACTCTTTCCAACATTCCAGGATATCAG GAGAGAGTGTTCTCTTGACATAGAGATTGCTGCCAGTGGCTATACAAAGGAAATGCAGGAAGATGATGAACTGCTTTACCCAGCAGGTCCTGATGAGAATGATCATAAAATAGAGACATCAGAATTTTTAGATCTTGAAGGTAAACTCAACTTCCTCAGCACAGATAAAGAAAACAATGGAGACTTCACGCATGAAGTGGATGATTTCTCTGAAAGCAGATCCTCTAAAGGCTTGATGAATTGCAGTGAAGAGGCTGATATGACTGAAAGTAGTGAAAATACACAGAGGCTGAGTGTGTCAGAGTTGAGTTCTGTCTTAGAAAAAGTTGAAGGGCAAACTACCCTTTGGAACACAAGTAATGATGCAGAGAGTTCTGTAATTGCTTTTTCTGAGGACAAAAGAATAACTGAAAATGCTGCTGAAGTTGAAAATCAGACAGGTCAAGGAGAAGGCCCCAATGACAAGGACAGTGAAGATGAGTGCCCTGATCTGGTTGACTTGTCAACATTAAACAAGCAATTCAGGCCTTACAG AAATGAAGAGAGTATGGCTCATATCAATGAGCACAGAACCAGGACTAAAAGTATCACATCAGTCAGCAGTGTTGGGAGCTGTTCAACCATTCCACCG gAACTGGTGAAACAGAAGATAAAACGTCAGCTGACCAAGCAACAGAAGGCTGCTCTGAGGCGGCGGCTGCAGAAAGGAGAGGCAAATATTTATACCAAACAGCGTCGAGAAAATATGCAAAACATTAAGTCAAATTTGGATGCAGCTAGTTTCTGGGGATAA